In a single window of the Bacillus mycoides genome:
- a CDS encoding M42 family metallopeptidase: MIKLDDTLTMLKELTDARGIAGNEREPREVMKKYIEPFADELSTDNLGSLVAKKVGEENGPKIMVAGHLDEVGFMITQIDDKGFLRFQTVGGWWSQVMLAQRVTIVTRKGDVTGVIGSKPPHILPPEARKKPVEIKDMFIDIGASSQEEAMEWGIRPGDQVVPYFEFQVMKNEKMLLAKAWDNRIGCAIAIDVLKQLKDEKHPNVVYGVGTVQEEVGLRGAKTSANYIKPDIAFAVDVGIAGDTPGVTAKEAQSKMGDGPQIILYDASVIGHTGLRDFVVDVADELQIPYQYDSVAGGGTDAGAIHISVNGIPSMAITIATRYIHSHAAMLHRDDYENAVKLIVEVIKRLDKEAVHNITFN; this comes from the coding sequence ATGATAAAATTAGACGATACATTGACAATGCTAAAAGAATTAACAGACGCACGCGGTATTGCGGGTAACGAGCGCGAACCACGTGAAGTAATGAAGAAATATATTGAGCCGTTTGCAGATGAACTTTCTACTGACAATTTAGGAAGTTTAGTTGCGAAAAAAGTTGGGGAAGAAAACGGCCCGAAAATTATGGTTGCAGGTCATTTAGATGAAGTCGGCTTTATGATTACGCAAATTGATGACAAAGGCTTCCTTCGTTTCCAAACGGTGGGTGGCTGGTGGTCGCAAGTTATGCTTGCACAGCGCGTAACGATTGTAACGCGTAAAGGAGATGTAACAGGTGTAATTGGTTCAAAACCACCGCACATTTTACCTCCAGAAGCTCGTAAAAAGCCAGTTGAAATTAAAGACATGTTCATCGATATTGGTGCTTCTAGCCAAGAAGAAGCGATGGAGTGGGGCATACGACCAGGAGATCAAGTTGTACCGTACTTCGAATTCCAAGTGATGAAGAATGAAAAGATGTTACTTGCAAAAGCATGGGATAACCGAATTGGTTGTGCAATTGCAATTGACGTATTAAAACAATTAAAAGATGAAAAGCATCCAAACGTTGTATACGGCGTTGGTACTGTACAAGAAGAAGTTGGTCTTCGTGGTGCGAAAACATCTGCAAACTATATTAAGCCCGATATCGCATTCGCAGTAGATGTAGGTATTGCTGGGGATACACCAGGTGTAACGGCAAAAGAAGCGCAAAGTAAAATGGGCGATGGACCGCAGATCATTTTATATGATGCTTCTGTTATTGGTCATACAGGTTTACGTGATTTCGTAGTTGATGTTGCTGATGAATTACAAATTCCATACCAATATGATTCTGTAGCGGGCGGGGGAACGGATGCAGGAGCAATTCACATTTCTGTAAACGGTATTCCGTCTATGGCAATTACGATTGCGACACGCTACATTCATTCTCATGCAGCGATGTTACATCGTGATGATTATGAAAACGCAGTGAAGTTAATTGTAGAAGTTATTAAACGTCTTGATAAAGAGGCTGTACATAACATTACATTTAATTAA
- a CDS encoding TetR/AcrR family transcriptional regulator gives MSIKNTNDPRVKRTRQLIQDAFVALVGEKGFENVTVQHIAERAPVNRATFYSHYHDKYDLLEKSIEEMLEKLAAVIKPQNRNKEDFQLTFDSPHPTFLALFEHIADNTNFYNVMLGDKAAGNYSYKMMKTIQTHLTLSLSISQPDDEDLMVPRDILISYVTGAHIGMIMSWLKRGMIYTPHFMAMQLTRLIILGAHTAAGLERPF, from the coding sequence ATGTCTATTAAAAATACAAATGATCCACGTGTAAAACGAACGAGACAACTCATACAGGATGCTTTTGTCGCTTTAGTAGGCGAAAAGGGCTTCGAAAATGTAACTGTGCAACATATCGCGGAACGCGCTCCTGTAAATCGTGCTACATTTTATAGCCATTACCATGATAAATATGATTTATTAGAAAAAAGCATAGAAGAAATGTTAGAAAAACTAGCTGCAGTAATTAAACCACAAAATCGAAATAAAGAAGATTTTCAGCTCACTTTTGATTCACCGCATCCAACTTTTTTAGCTTTGTTTGAGCATATCGCAGACAATACTAATTTCTATAACGTTATGCTCGGCGATAAGGCAGCTGGAAACTATTCTTATAAAATGATGAAAACAATTCAAACACATTTAACATTAAGCCTATCTATTTCCCAGCCAGATGATGAAGACCTTATGGTCCCTCGTGATATTCTTATTAGTTATGTTACAGGCGCTCATATCGGAATGATTATGTCATGGTTAAAAAGAGGCATGATTTATACCCCACATTTCATGGCAATGCAATTAACTCGCTTAATTATTTTAGGAGCTCATACTGCAGCAGGATTAGAAAGACCGTTTTAA
- a CDS encoding HlyD family secretion protein yields the protein MNQFRRMVIINIITLIVLVGGGIGGYYYYNQTENYLKTENAKIDGKVIPIASPAAGKLTDWKAEVGKNYNENDKLGAVTVAGANGEQTVDVTIPQNATVVQSNATTNAFVGAGSPIAYAFDMNNLWVTANIEETNIDDVQKGQTVDVYVDAYPDTTLTGKVEQVGLTTANTFSMLPSSNSTANYTKVKQVVPVKISLDHSKSVNIVPGMNVSVRIHK from the coding sequence ATGAATCAGTTTCGAAGAATGGTAATTATCAACATTATCACATTAATTGTATTAGTTGGCGGCGGTATTGGCGGTTATTACTATTACAATCAAACAGAAAACTATTTAAAAACAGAAAATGCAAAGATTGACGGGAAAGTAATCCCAATTGCATCACCAGCAGCAGGTAAATTAACAGACTGGAAAGCTGAAGTAGGAAAAAACTACAATGAGAACGATAAATTAGGTGCGGTTACTGTAGCAGGAGCAAATGGTGAGCAAACAGTAGATGTAACAATTCCACAAAATGCAACAGTTGTACAATCAAACGCAACAACTAATGCGTTCGTTGGGGCAGGTAGCCCAATTGCTTATGCATTTGATATGAACAATTTATGGGTAACAGCAAATATTGAAGAAACAAATATTGATGATGTTCAAAAAGGCCAAACAGTAGATGTGTATGTAGATGCATACCCAGATACAACGTTAACAGGAAAAGTAGAACAAGTTGGATTAACAACGGCGAATACATTCTCGATGTTACCATCAAGTAACTCAACAGCGAACTATACGAAAGTAAAGCAAGTTGTACCAGTTAAAATTTCTTTAGATCATAGTAAATCAGTAAATATTGTTCCTGGAATGAATGTGTCAGTTCGTATTCATAAGTAA
- a CDS encoding DHA2 family efflux MFS transporter permease subunit, whose translation MSSIAIVGYALFCIIVFFLINRLLRKKKTNVGEEQVPAVSKIEVSQAETVEKELEQKQETEASNVVELETGKQEQVKQEKEMLKRQLPVENVNVKAVVAVLILGMFVSILNQTIINVALPPLMNEFNVSTSTAQWLITGFMLVNGILVPISAFLVSRFTYRKLFIAAMLFFTVGSIICATSGNFTMMMTGRVIQAVGAGILMPVGMNIFMTLFPPNKRGAAMGLLGVAMILAPAIGPTVTGWVIENYSWNLMFYGMFVIGLIITFLSFKFFTLAQPVSKTKLDVFGVISSSIGLGSLLYGFSEAGNNGWTSAEVVITLIIGVIGLAVFIWRELTTDNKMLDLQVFKYPTFTFTLVINAIVTMALFGGMLLLPVYLQNIRGFTPMESGLLLLPGSLIMGIMGPVAGKLFDKYGIRPLAIVGLAITTFATYKFTTLSMDTPYSVIMTDYIIRSIGMSFIMMPIMTAGMNALPMKLISHGTATQNTSRQVAGSIGTAILITLMTQQTTAHVADYGNMLTTSNPILVDKVHGMGQSLAALAGSAQAGDAMSTQLLFGQISKLSAINGINDAFLIATILAGIAWVLSFFLPSGNKPNRKAGN comes from the coding sequence ATGTCCTCAATTGCAATTGTAGGATATGCACTATTTTGTATAATCGTCTTCTTCCTTATAAATCGTCTTTTACGAAAGAAAAAAACGAATGTGGGAGAAGAACAAGTCCCAGCCGTAAGTAAGATAGAAGTAAGTCAAGCAGAAACAGTAGAGAAAGAACTTGAACAAAAACAAGAAACAGAAGCTTCTAACGTAGTGGAATTAGAAACAGGGAAGCAAGAGCAAGTAAAACAGGAAAAAGAAATGCTGAAGAGACAATTGCCGGTAGAGAATGTGAATGTAAAGGCAGTTGTAGCTGTACTAATTCTCGGTATGTTCGTTTCTATTTTAAACCAAACGATCATTAATGTTGCATTGCCTCCATTAATGAACGAATTTAACGTATCAACTTCAACAGCACAATGGTTAATTACAGGCTTCATGCTTGTAAACGGAATTTTAGTACCAATCAGTGCATTTTTAGTTTCACGATTTACGTATCGTAAATTATTCATAGCAGCAATGTTATTCTTCACTGTAGGATCTATCATTTGTGCTACATCAGGAAACTTTACAATGATGATGACGGGCCGCGTTATTCAAGCGGTTGGTGCGGGTATTTTAATGCCAGTTGGTATGAATATCTTCATGACATTATTCCCGCCTAATAAACGCGGAGCAGCTATGGGGTTACTTGGGGTAGCGATGATTTTAGCACCAGCTATCGGACCAACTGTAACAGGTTGGGTAATTGAAAACTATAGCTGGAACTTAATGTTCTATGGGATGTTTGTTATCGGTTTAATTATTACGTTCTTATCTTTTAAATTCTTTACACTAGCTCAGCCAGTGTCTAAAACAAAGTTAGATGTATTCGGTGTTATTAGTTCAAGTATTGGACTAGGTAGCTTACTGTACGGATTTAGTGAAGCTGGAAATAATGGCTGGACTAGTGCAGAAGTTGTTATAACACTTATCATCGGTGTCATTGGTTTAGCTGTATTTATTTGGAGAGAGTTAACAACAGACAATAAAATGCTTGATTTACAAGTGTTTAAATATCCGACGTTCACTTTCACATTAGTAATTAACGCGATTGTAACGATGGCCTTATTCGGAGGTATGTTATTACTTCCAGTATACTTGCAAAACATTCGCGGTTTTACACCGATGGAATCTGGTTTATTATTACTTCCAGGATCATTAATTATGGGGATCATGGGACCAGTTGCAGGTAAACTATTTGATAAGTATGGTATTCGTCCGTTAGCAATTGTCGGATTAGCCATTACAACATTTGCGACATATAAATTTACAACGTTATCGATGGATACACCGTATAGCGTTATTATGACGGATTATATTATACGCTCAATTGGTATGTCATTCATTATGATGCCAATTATGACAGCTGGTATGAATGCACTGCCGATGAAATTAATTTCTCACGGTACAGCAACGCAAAATACGTCAAGACAAGTAGCTGGTTCAATTGGAACAGCGATATTAATCACGCTTATGACGCAACAAACTACTGCTCACGTAGCGGATTACGGCAATATGTTAACAACGTCAAACCCGATTTTAGTTGATAAAGTACACGGTATGGGCCAAAGCTTAGCGGCATTAGCCGGATCAGCTCAAGCAGGAGATGCGATGAGTACACAACTATTATTCGGACAAATTTCAAAGCTATCTGCAATTAACGGTATTAACGATGCCTTCTTAATTGCAACAATATTAGCCGGTATTGCTTGGGTGTTATCGTTCTTCTTACCATCAGGCAATAAACCAAATAGAAAAGCAGGGAATTAA
- a CDS encoding sigma-70 family RNA polymerase sigma factor, with product MKIKEENVAMQLRKRNEKALYFIIDRYSGLIKSIIQKHLASFQDVQEECMDDVLLAIWNHIEKYDEEKNTLKNWIAAITKYKSIDYARKYAKTVNEKGLDQIGEIAVHTDTTKNEISNDMEHILDHLKKNDKEIFMKHYVEEDSVEEIAEKMGMKTSFIYNRLSRGRKKLRALFLHNRMK from the coding sequence ATGAAAATTAAAGAAGAGAACGTTGCAATGCAACTACGGAAAAGGAACGAAAAAGCATTATATTTTATTATCGACCGGTACAGCGGACTTATAAAAAGTATTATTCAGAAGCATTTAGCCTCTTTTCAAGATGTACAAGAGGAATGCATGGATGATGTGTTATTGGCAATTTGGAATCATATTGAAAAGTATGATGAGGAGAAAAATACTTTAAAAAATTGGATTGCAGCTATTACAAAATATAAATCTATCGATTATGCGAGGAAATATGCGAAGACAGTAAACGAAAAAGGATTAGATCAAATAGGTGAAATAGCGGTACATACCGATACTACTAAAAATGAAATTAGTAATGATATGGAACATATATTAGATCATTTAAAGAAGAACGATAAAGAAATCTTTATGAAGCATTACGTTGAAGAAGACAGTGTAGAAGAGATTGCAGAGAAAATGGGGATGAAAACTTCTTTTATATACAATCGTCTGTCGAGAGGCCGGAAGAAGCTAAGGGCATTATTTTTACATAATCGAATGAAGTAA
- a CDS encoding DUF4179 domain-containing protein, which translates to MKDPYEMLNDLKIDENEYKEVNLTHIEKKKIQKRISKKIRKNKGHTKRNIAIVTSAAALFIMMMTVDMRRMIADIPLIGSKMEDYVNSRGEPLKEYKTTIGQTVYDNGVEVRLDEVMIDEGQIIVNSTFKSNSVNLGDIFLPYPDVYINGKELNGSGGGGKQRVNDYTYTFFTTTNLKDSQMKPMELDGELDIQIIYRRLMPLKDKTSIKGEWGFSFKASGDKLKAETKTIPIHKHFKLENGQKIEVEDLKVSPISTKLNYKMLNGTKLEVKFIAKDQDGNELIPDSGLTLSKNSYWRFEKLEDSVTKIILTPVLTSGEEGEKKTNYRKVLTEEEFEVVIKE; encoded by the coding sequence ATGAAAGATCCGTATGAAATGTTAAATGATCTAAAAATTGATGAAAATGAATATAAAGAAGTTAACTTAACTCATATAGAGAAAAAGAAAATACAAAAGCGAATTAGCAAAAAGATAAGAAAGAACAAAGGTCATACGAAACGTAATATAGCTATTGTAACATCGGCTGCGGCATTATTTATTATGATGATGACTGTAGATATGAGAAGGATGATTGCGGATATACCGTTAATCGGAAGTAAAATGGAAGACTACGTAAACAGTAGAGGGGAACCTTTAAAAGAATATAAAACGACAATAGGACAAACAGTTTATGATAACGGTGTAGAAGTAAGGTTAGATGAAGTGATGATAGATGAAGGGCAGATTATTGTTAATAGTACGTTTAAGTCTAACAGTGTTAATCTGGGAGATATTTTTTTACCGTACCCAGATGTTTATATAAATGGAAAAGAGTTAAATGGTAGTGGTGGTGGAGGTAAACAAAGAGTAAATGATTATACATACACATTTTTTACTACTACAAATTTGAAAGATTCACAAATGAAGCCAATGGAATTGGATGGGGAACTAGATATACAAATTATATATAGAAGACTTATGCCGTTAAAAGATAAAACCTCAATAAAAGGAGAATGGGGCTTTTCCTTCAAAGCATCTGGAGACAAATTAAAAGCTGAAACGAAAACAATCCCAATCCATAAACATTTTAAATTAGAAAATGGTCAAAAAATAGAAGTGGAAGATTTAAAAGTTTCTCCTATATCTACGAAGTTGAATTATAAAATGTTGAATGGAACGAAATTAGAGGTGAAATTTATCGCGAAAGATCAAGATGGAAACGAGTTAATACCCGACTCAGGTCTTACATTATCGAAAAATAGTTATTGGCGATTTGAAAAACTAGAAGATAGTGTAACGAAAATTATTCTGACGCCTGTTCTAACTTCTGGTGAAGAGGGAGAAAAGAAAACGAATTACCGAAAAGTGTTAACGGAAGAAGAGTTTGAAGTTGTGATAAAAGAGTGA